A window of the Janthinobacterium agaricidamnosum NBRC 102515 = DSM 9628 genome harbors these coding sequences:
- the recO gene encoding DNA repair protein RecO, whose translation MSTSTLDPAAPAVMATAAPARRRAPRSDGRISGQPAFVLHSYPHKETSLIVDVFTRDHGRIALVAKGAKRPHSQLRGVLQTFQPLSAGWTGKSELRILTGAEWVGGMLPLEKTALLCGFYLNELLVKLLARDDPHPVLFDHYVATLNQLAHNEPAPIVLRKFERALLKETGVAADLGHCTGTRRAVDAQQVYVVDPERGPRPERASDQWPRVSGKTLLDMEREDYVDATTQAQSKLLMRFLLAHHLGGAPLNTRQILIDLMQL comes from the coding sequence ATGAGCACTTCCACGCTCGATCCCGCGGCGCCAGCCGTCATGGCCACAGCGGCGCCGGCCCGGCGCCGCGCGCCCAGGAGCGACGGCCGCATCAGCGGCCAGCCAGCCTTCGTGCTGCACAGCTATCCCCACAAGGAAACCAGCCTGATCGTCGACGTGTTCACCCGCGATCACGGCCGCATCGCGCTGGTCGCCAAGGGCGCCAAGCGGCCCCATTCTCAATTGCGCGGCGTGCTGCAAACCTTCCAGCCGCTGTCGGCCGGCTGGACCGGCAAGTCCGAATTGCGCATCCTGACCGGTGCAGAATGGGTGGGCGGTATGTTGCCGTTGGAAAAGACCGCGCTGCTGTGCGGCTTTTATCTGAACGAATTGCTGGTCAAATTGCTGGCGCGCGACGACCCGCACCCGGTGTTGTTCGACCATTACGTTGCAACACTGAATCAACTGGCGCACAATGAGCCGGCCCCCATCGTGCTGCGCAAGTTCGAACGGGCGCTGCTGAAGGAAACCGGCGTCGCGGCCGACCTGGGCCATTGTACCGGTACCCGCCGCGCGGTGGACGCTCAGCAAGTGTACGTGGTCGATCCGGAACGGGGCCCGCGTCCGGAGCGCGCATCGGACCAGTGGCCGCGCGTGTCCGGCAAGACGCTGCTCGACATGGAGCGCGAAGATTACGTTGATGCGACCACGCAGGCGCAAAGCAAGCTGCTGATGCGCTTCCTGCTGGCCCATCACCTGGGCGGCGCGCCGTTGAATACGCGCCAGATTTTGATCGACCTGATGCAGTTATAA
- the rnc gene encoding ribonuclease III, translated as MNLQLLQTRLGYTFQDAGLLQQALTHRSHSSLHNERLEFLGDSILNCVVASILYERFHAIDEGDLSRLRANLVKQQSLYEIAQKLELSQFLRLGEGELKSGGFRRPSILADTLEALLGAIFLDTGFNAARDVIRAFYIPILDSVDPQTLGKDAKTLLQEFLQSKKISLPQYNVVATHGAAHSQEFEIECLVPKLNIQVYGRGGSRRAGEQAAAKLALEVAEQALLKTPAASRKAKPRTAQLKLAGIATNQSDAADSVAAIAINTQQNRH; from the coding sequence ATGAATCTTCAGTTATTGCAAACCCGTTTAGGCTATACGTTCCAGGATGCTGGCCTGTTGCAGCAAGCCTTGACGCACCGTAGCCACAGCAGTTTGCATAATGAGCGGCTGGAATTTTTAGGCGACTCGATTCTCAACTGCGTGGTCGCCTCGATCCTCTACGAACGTTTCCATGCGATCGACGAGGGCGACCTGTCGCGTTTGCGCGCCAACCTGGTCAAGCAGCAATCGCTGTATGAGATCGCGCAAAAACTGGAGTTGTCGCAATTCCTGCGCCTCGGCGAAGGCGAATTGAAATCGGGCGGCTTCCGGCGCCCATCGATTTTGGCCGACACGCTGGAGGCGCTGTTAGGCGCCATTTTTTTGGATACCGGCTTCAATGCCGCGCGCGACGTGATCCGCGCCTTTTATATTCCCATCCTCGACTCGGTCGACCCGCAAACGCTGGGCAAGGACGCCAAGACCTTGCTCCAGGAATTTTTGCAAAGTAAGAAAATCTCCTTGCCACAATACAATGTGGTGGCCACCCACGGTGCGGCGCACAGCCAGGAATTCGAAATCGAATGCCTGGTCCCCAAGCTCAATATCCAGGTCTACGGCCGTGGCGGCAGCCGCCGCGCCGGCGAGCAGGCCGCCGCCAAACTGGCGCTGGAAGTGGCGGAACAGGCGTTGCTGAAAACCCCGGCCGCCAGCCGCAAGGCCAAGCCGCGCACCGCCCAGCTGAAACTGGCCGGCATCGCCACCAACCAGAGCGATGCCGCCGACAGCGTCGCCGCCATCGCCATCAACACTCAACAGAATCGACACTAG
- a CDS encoding DUF4845 domain-containing protein, with protein sequence MSNSRIGNIGRHARKQQGLSLTGLIFVLAVLGMLVLLGFKIVPTYVEYRAILGAIKSAKAAGGTPAEVQNAFDKTASVTYIDSISGKDLLIGAEDGQIEVSFAYEKKIPLIGPASLVLDYAGSTAKGGAPLAKPAE encoded by the coding sequence ATGAGTAACAGCAGAATCGGCAACATCGGGCGCCATGCTCGCAAGCAACAAGGCTTGTCGCTGACGGGCTTGATTTTTGTCCTGGCCGTACTGGGCATGCTGGTCTTGCTCGGCTTCAAGATCGTGCCGACCTATGTCGAATACCGCGCCATCCTGGGCGCCATCAAGAGCGCCAAGGCGGCCGGCGGCACGCCTGCCGAAGTGCAGAACGCCTTCGACAAGACCGCCAGCGTCACGTATATCGACTCCATTAGCGGCAAGGACTTGCTGATCGGCGCCGAAGACGGCCAGATCGAAGTCAGCTTTGCCTATGAAAAGAAAATCCCGCTGATCGGGCCCGCAAGCCTGGTGCTTGATTACGCAGGCAGCACCGCCAAGGGCGGGGCGCCGCTTGCCAAGCCTGCCGAATAA
- the era gene encoding GTPase Era, with product MTATPTPANFRCGYIAIVGRPNVGKSTLMNVLIGAKVSITSRKAQTTRHRITGIQTVDDAQFIYVDTPGFQTRHSNALNKTLNKTVTNTLISSDVILYVIEAGTFGPADQQVLDLLPKEVPCILVINKSDRVKDKAILLPFAQQIAAKRDFAAIVPVSAKLHFQLEGLQNEIKRFMPENQPIFGPDDITDRSEKFLASEIVREKLFRFVGDELPYTSTVLIEKFEQEGDLRRVFAAILVERDTHKSMIIGNKGARLKEVSTQARLDMEKLFGGPVYLEIWVKVKSGWADNEAGLRAYGYE from the coding sequence ATGACCGCCACTCCTACGCCCGCCAACTTCCGCTGTGGTTATATCGCCATCGTCGGCCGCCCCAACGTCGGTAAATCGACCCTGATGAACGTGCTGATCGGCGCCAAGGTCAGCATTACCTCGCGCAAGGCGCAGACCACGCGCCACCGCATCACCGGCATCCAGACCGTCGACGACGCGCAATTCATCTATGTCGATACGCCGGGTTTCCAGACCCGCCATTCGAACGCGCTGAACAAGACGCTGAACAAGACCGTCACCAATACCCTGATTTCGTCGGACGTGATCCTGTACGTGATCGAGGCGGGCACTTTCGGCCCGGCCGACCAGCAAGTGCTGGACCTGCTGCCGAAGGAAGTGCCATGCATCCTGGTGATCAACAAGTCGGACCGCGTCAAGGACAAGGCCATCCTGCTGCCGTTCGCCCAGCAAATCGCGGCCAAGCGCGATTTCGCGGCGATCGTGCCGGTCTCGGCCAAGTTGCATTTCCAGTTGGAAGGCTTGCAAAACGAGATCAAGCGCTTCATGCCGGAAAACCAGCCGATCTTCGGGCCGGACGACATTACCGACCGCAGCGAGAAATTCCTGGCGTCGGAAATCGTGCGTGAAAAACTGTTCCGCTTCGTCGGCGACGAATTGCCGTACACCAGCACCGTATTGATCGAGAAATTCGAGCAAGAGGGCGATTTGCGGCGCGTATTCGCCGCCATCCTGGTCGAGCGCGACACGCATAAATCTATGATCATCGGCAACAAGGGTGCGCGCCTGAAAGAAGTGTCGACCCAGGCCCGGCTGGACATGGAAAAACTGTTCGGCGGCCCGGTCTACCTGGAAATCTGGGTCAAGGTCAAATCCGGCTGGGCTGATAACGAAGCCGGCTTGCGTGCCTACGGTTACGAATAA
- a CDS encoding sigma-E factor negative regulatory protein, with the protein MDTQKRLHENISALADGELAEHEVELAFAALDTPDGRAAWNAYHQIGHALRSDDCGFDLSGGFSAQLAARLAAEHDAAGGASSEPASRSASEPADSAVAVPLRAGSLS; encoded by the coding sequence ATGGATACGCAAAAACGATTGCATGAAAATATCTCGGCGCTGGCCGATGGCGAACTGGCCGAACATGAAGTCGAGCTGGCCTTTGCCGCGCTCGATACGCCCGATGGGCGGGCGGCCTGGAATGCCTACCACCAGATCGGCCATGCCTTGCGCTCCGACGATTGCGGTTTCGACTTGAGCGGCGGCTTCAGCGCACAACTGGCGGCGCGGCTGGCGGCCGAGCACGATGCTGCGGGGGGAGCTTCCAGCGAGCCTGCCAGTAGATCTGCCAGCGAACCGGCCGATAGCGCCGTTGCCGTGCCGCTGCGGGCCGGCAGCCTGTCCTGA
- the lepB gene encoding signal peptidase I: protein MNLQVILGNFALILFVLMVLTGVVWCLDVFYLAKQRRLAADRALADYDARQAKFAAEGIKTEPGVSRAAIEAGLLRQPTWVEYSGSFFPVIALVFVLRSFLYEPFKIPSSSMVPTLLVGDLILVNKFTYGIRLPIINKRIVEVNDPQRGDVMVFKYPKDMTQDYIKRVIGVPGDKVTYENKRLTVNGKPVEYTALDDYLDDEKPIYHKQLQEGLTGVQHRILNDEEKPTLILGEVSDFPHKEACDYNEDGFTCVVPAGNYFMMGDNRDNSADSRYWGFVPNENIVGKAFFVWMNTGNLKRIGGIH from the coding sequence ATGAACCTGCAAGTGATCTTAGGAAATTTCGCTTTAATCCTGTTCGTATTGATGGTGTTGACCGGCGTGGTCTGGTGCCTGGACGTGTTTTATCTGGCGAAACAGCGCCGCCTCGCGGCCGACCGCGCGCTGGCCGACTACGATGCGCGCCAGGCCAAGTTCGCCGCCGAAGGCATCAAGACCGAGCCTGGCGTCAGCCGCGCGGCGATCGAAGCCGGCTTGCTGCGCCAGCCGACCTGGGTCGAATATTCGGGCAGCTTTTTCCCGGTGATCGCGCTGGTGTTCGTGCTGCGTTCCTTCCTGTACGAGCCGTTCAAGATTCCATCGTCGTCGATGGTGCCGACCTTGCTGGTCGGCGACTTGATCCTGGTGAACAAGTTTACCTATGGTATACGCCTGCCGATCATCAACAAGCGCATCGTCGAAGTCAACGATCCGCAGCGCGGCGACGTGATGGTGTTCAAGTACCCCAAGGATATGACGCAAGACTACATCAAGCGCGTCATCGGCGTGCCGGGCGATAAAGTCACCTATGAAAACAAGCGTTTGACGGTGAACGGCAAGCCGGTCGAGTACACCGCGCTGGACGATTACCTGGACGATGAAAAGCCGATTTACCACAAGCAATTGCAAGAAGGCTTGACCGGCGTGCAGCACCGCATCTTGAACGATGAAGAAAAACCGACCCTGATCCTGGGCGAAGTCAGCGACTTTCCGCACAAGGAAGCGTGCGACTACAACGAAGACGGCTTTACTTGCGTGGTTCCGGCAGGTAATTACTTCATGATGGGCGACAACCGCGACAATAGCGCCGACAGCCGTTATTGGGGGTTTGTGCCCAATGAAAACATCGTCGGTAAGGCATTTTTTGTCTGGATGAATACCGGCAACTTGAAACGCATAGGCGGCATCCATTAA
- a CDS encoding DegQ family serine endoprotease, giving the protein MKKNISAGSKTLSALLISAGVLFAPAMAGLAPAAQAAAVAGLPDFTDLVDKVGPAVVNIRTTERLKLSQPGQGGSDEAEMQEFLRRFFGGALPPQLSPGQPSPRQQAPRRGRPAPVPQEQEVQRGVGSGFIISADGYVLTNAHVVDGADEVYVTLTDKREFKAKVLGADARTDVALLKIEGASLPRLTMGDSSKIRVGEWVIAIGSPFNLENSVTAGIISAKSRDTGDYLPLIQSDVAVNPGNSGGPLINMRGEVIGINSQIATLSGGYNGISFAVPIDEAMRVGDQLKKAGKVTRGRIGVQIGELSKEVAESLGLKDAKGAQVSMVEPGGPADKGGIKAGDIILKFNGVQIERSSDLPRLVGGTAVNSKATVTVWRKGALQEVPVTVVELENDKKAGKKAGTKAPADEQPSNALGLTVSDLSDVKRKELKVDAGVLVEDADGVAAAAGLQAGDVILQVNNTGIKDAKQFNAVVARLDPKKASVVLVRRGDTSQYVSLRPSAK; this is encoded by the coding sequence ATGAAAAAAAATATTTCTGCCGGTAGTAAGACTCTTTCCGCGCTGCTGATCAGTGCCGGTGTATTGTTTGCGCCCGCCATGGCCGGCCTGGCGCCGGCCGCGCAGGCGGCCGCGGTGGCCGGCTTGCCCGATTTTACCGACCTGGTCGACAAGGTCGGCCCGGCGGTGGTCAATATCCGTACTACCGAGCGCCTGAAGCTGAGCCAGCCGGGGCAGGGCGGCAGCGACGAGGCTGAAATGCAGGAATTTTTGCGCCGCTTCTTTGGCGGCGCATTGCCGCCGCAACTGTCGCCGGGCCAGCCGTCGCCGCGCCAGCAGGCGCCGCGCCGCGGCCGTCCAGCGCCCGTGCCGCAAGAACAGGAAGTGCAGCGCGGCGTCGGTTCCGGCTTCATCATTTCGGCCGACGGTTATGTGCTGACCAACGCCCATGTGGTCGATGGCGCCGATGAAGTGTATGTGACGCTGACCGACAAGCGCGAATTCAAGGCCAAGGTGCTGGGTGCCGACGCGCGCACCGACGTCGCATTGCTGAAAATCGAGGGCGCCAGCCTGCCGCGCCTGACGATGGGCGATTCCAGCAAGATTCGCGTGGGCGAATGGGTGATCGCGATCGGTTCGCCATTCAACCTGGAAAACTCGGTTACTGCGGGTATTATTTCCGCCAAGTCGCGCGATACCGGCGATTATCTGCCGCTGATCCAGAGCGACGTGGCCGTCAATCCCGGCAATTCGGGCGGCCCGCTGATCAATATGCGCGGCGAGGTGATCGGCATCAACTCGCAAATCGCAACCTTGTCGGGTGGTTATAACGGCATTTCCTTTGCGGTGCCGATCGATGAAGCGATGCGGGTCGGCGATCAATTGAAGAAAGCCGGCAAGGTCACGCGCGGCCGCATCGGCGTGCAAATTGGCGAACTGAGCAAGGAAGTGGCCGAATCGCTGGGCTTGAAGGACGCCAAGGGCGCGCAAGTGTCGATGGTCGAACCGGGCGGTCCGGCCGACAAGGGCGGTATCAAGGCTGGCGACATCATTCTCAAGTTCAACGGCGTGCAAATCGAACGTTCGTCGGACTTGCCGCGCCTGGTCGGCGGCACCGCCGTCAACAGCAAGGCCACTGTGACGGTCTGGCGCAAGGGCGCGCTGCAAGAAGTGCCGGTCACCGTGGTCGAGCTGGAAAACGACAAGAAGGCCGGCAAGAAGGCCGGCACCAAGGCGCCGGCCGACGAGCAGCCGTCGAACGCGCTGGGCTTGACGGTCAGCGACTTGAGCGATGTCAAGCGCAAGGAATTGAAAGTCGACGCCGGCGTGCTGGTCGAAGACGCCGATGGCGTGGCGGCCGCGGCGGGCTTGCAGGCGGGCGATGTGATCTTGCAGGTGAATAACACCGGCATCAAGGACGCCAAGCAATTCAATGCGGTGGTCGCCAGGCTCGATCCGAAAAAAGCGTCGGTGGTGCTGGTGCGCCGCGGCGATACGTCGCAATATGTGTCGCTGCGCCCGTCGGCAAAATAA
- a CDS encoding glutaredoxin family protein: MYLTPHFTLYSRSYCHLCSDMLDALSALNGSARPFTVEVIDIDSDAALVKRYDELVPVLFGDLDQPELCHYFLDEQRVRDYLDAVVTVT, from the coding sequence ATGTACTTGACCCCGCACTTCACCCTGTATTCCCGCAGTTATTGCCATTTATGCAGCGACATGCTCGACGCCTTGTCGGCATTAAACGGGTCAGCGCGTCCGTTTACGGTCGAGGTGATCGATATCGATAGCGACGCAGCGCTGGTAAAGCGCTACGATGAGCTGGTGCCGGTGCTGTTCGGCGATCTGGACCAGCCCGAGTTATGCCATTATTTCCTCGATGAGCAGCGCGTGCGCGATTATCTGGACGCCGTAGTGACTGTCACTTAA
- the lepA gene encoding translation elongation factor 4 codes for MNNIRNFSIIAHIDHGKSTLADRIIQLCGGLSDREMEAQVLDSMDLERERGITIKAQTAALHYKARNGEIYNLNLIDTPGHVDFSYEVSRSLSACEGALLVVDASQGVEAQTVANCYTALDLGVEVVPVLNKIDLPNADPPSAIAEIEDVIGIDAADAVHCSAKTGLGVQDVLESLILKVPPPKGDPDAPLQALIVDSWFDNYVGVVMLVRVVNGTLRPKDKIRLMATDSVQLVEDIGVFSPRSQSLPMLSAGQVGFIIAGIKELKAAKVGDTVTLASRPAPQPLPGFKEVQPQVFAGLFPVEANQYDALRDSLEKLKLNDAALMYEPEVSQALGFGFRCGFLGLLHMEIVQERLEREFDMDLITTAPTVVYEVVQRDGSVINVDNPSKMPDPSRIEEVREPIVTINLYMPQEYVGSVITLCIAKRGVQMDMSYHGRQVKLIYEMPMAEIVLDFFDRLKSTSRGYASMDYEFKEYRAADVVKVDMLINSEKVDALAIIVHRSNSQYRGRQVAAKMRELIPRQMFDVAIQATIGANIISRENVKALRKNVLAKCYGGDISRKKKLLEKQKAGKKRMKQVGSVEIPQEAFLAILQVDA; via the coding sequence ATGAACAACATACGCAATTTCTCCATCATCGCCCACATCGACCACGGTAAATCGACCTTGGCCGACCGCATCATTCAATTGTGCGGCGGCTTGTCCGACCGCGAGATGGAAGCGCAGGTGCTCGATTCGATGGATCTGGAGCGCGAACGCGGCATTACCATCAAGGCGCAGACGGCGGCGCTGCACTACAAGGCCCGCAACGGCGAAATCTATAACCTGAATTTGATCGACACCCCGGGCCACGTCGACTTCAGCTACGAAGTCAGCCGTTCGCTGTCGGCCTGCGAAGGCGCGCTGCTGGTGGTCGACGCGTCGCAAGGCGTCGAAGCGCAAACGGTGGCCAACTGCTACACCGCGCTCGACCTGGGCGTCGAAGTGGTGCCGGTACTCAATAAAATCGACTTGCCGAACGCCGATCCTCCGAGCGCCATCGCCGAGATCGAAGACGTCATCGGCATCGACGCGGCCGACGCCGTGCATTGCTCGGCCAAGACCGGCCTCGGCGTGCAAGACGTGCTGGAATCGCTGATCTTGAAAGTACCGCCGCCGAAGGGCGACCCGGACGCGCCGCTGCAAGCGCTGATCGTCGATTCGTGGTTCGACAATTATGTCGGCGTGGTGATGCTGGTGCGCGTGGTCAACGGCACCTTGCGCCCGAAAGACAAGATCCGCCTGATGGCCACCGATTCGGTGCAACTGGTGGAAGATATCGGCGTGTTTTCGCCGCGCTCGCAATCGCTGCCGATGCTGTCGGCCGGCCAGGTCGGCTTCATCATTGCCGGCATCAAGGAATTGAAGGCCGCCAAGGTCGGCGATACCGTGACGCTGGCCAGCCGTCCGGCGCCGCAACCATTGCCGGGTTTTAAGGAAGTGCAGCCGCAAGTGTTCGCCGGCCTGTTCCCGGTCGAGGCGAACCAATACGACGCGCTGCGCGACTCGCTGGAAAAATTGAAATTGAACGACGCCGCGCTGATGTACGAGCCGGAAGTGTCGCAGGCGCTGGGCTTCGGCTTCCGCTGCGGTTTCCTCGGCTTGCTGCACATGGAAATCGTGCAGGAGCGCCTGGAACGCGAATTCGACATGGATTTGATCACCACCGCGCCGACCGTGGTGTACGAAGTGGTGCAGCGCGACGGCAGCGTGATCAATGTCGACAATCCGTCGAAGATGCCGGACCCGTCGCGCATCGAAGAAGTGCGCGAGCCTATCGTCACGATCAATCTGTACATGCCGCAGGAATACGTCGGCTCGGTGATCACGTTGTGCATCGCCAAGCGCGGCGTGCAGATGGACATGAGCTATCACGGCCGCCAGGTCAAGCTGATCTATGAAATGCCGATGGCCGAGATCGTGCTGGACTTCTTCGACCGCCTGAAATCGACGTCGCGCGGTTATGCGTCGATGGATTACGAGTTCAAGGAATACCGCGCGGCCGACGTAGTCAAGGTCGACATGCTGATCAACAGCGAAAAAGTCGATGCGCTGGCGATTATCGTGCACCGTTCCAACAGCCAGTACCGTGGCCGCCAGGTGGCCGCCAAGATGCGCGAACTGATCCCGCGCCAGATGTTCGACGTGGCGATCCAGGCGACCATCGGCGCCAACATCATTTCGCGTGAAAACGTCAAGGCCTTGCGCAAGAACGTGCTGGCGAAATGTTATGGCGGCGATATCAGCCGTAAGAAGAAATTGCTGGAGAAACAAAAAGCAGGTAAGAAACGCATGAAACAAGTGGGTTCCGTCGAGATCCCGCAAGAAGCATTCCTGGCAATTTTACAAGTGGACGCATGA
- the acpS gene encoding holo-ACP synthase, whose amino-acid sequence MIYGIGTDICKIPRIEAALARHGERFAQKILGPQELEKYRARSVRSPLRGLRFLATRFAAKEAFSKAIGLGIHMPMTWPAAQMLNHASGKPMIVCSGVLAEFMQQNRLSAQVTISDEAEYAVAFVIVEQAA is encoded by the coding sequence ATGATCTACGGCATCGGCACCGATATCTGCAAGATCCCGCGCATCGAAGCGGCGCTGGCCCGGCATGGGGAGCGCTTTGCGCAAAAGATCCTGGGGCCGCAGGAGCTGGAAAAATACCGTGCCCGCAGCGTCAGGAGCCCGCTGCGCGGCCTGCGTTTCCTGGCCACCCGTTTTGCCGCCAAGGAAGCGTTCTCCAAAGCCATCGGGCTCGGCATCCACATGCCGATGACCTGGCCGGCCGCGCAAATGCTGAACCATGCCAGCGGCAAGCCGATGATCGTCTGCAGCGGCGTGCTGGCCGAATTCATGCAGCAAAACCGCCTCAGCGCCCAAGTGACCATCAGCGATGAAGCGGAATATGCGGTGGCTTTCGTCATCGTCGAGCAAGCCGCCTGA
- the pdxJ gene encoding pyridoxine 5'-phosphate synthase: protein MSFLQPSGPVIDLGVNIDHVATLRNARGTAYPDPIRAALLAEQAGADAITLHLREDRRHIKDADVIAIAPQLLTRMNLEAAVTQEMIDFACRIKPADVCLVPEKRTEVTTEGGLDVVRYYQEVAAAVKQLQGEGIRVSLFIDADEAQIGAAAELGAPVIELHTGRYADTAGAEQLAELERIKAGVLFGVGRGLKVNAGHGLHYSNVQAIAAIPEIAELNIGHAIVAHAVFAGWENAVREMKAIMVATRLGKTSGVK from the coding sequence ATGAGCTTCTTGCAACCGTCCGGCCCGGTCATCGACCTGGGCGTCAATATCGACCACGTCGCGACGCTGCGCAATGCGCGCGGCACCGCTTATCCGGACCCGATCCGCGCCGCCTTGCTGGCGGAACAGGCCGGCGCCGACGCCATCACGCTGCATTTGCGTGAAGACCGGCGCCACATCAAGGACGCCGACGTGATCGCGATCGCGCCGCAATTGCTGACCCGCATGAACCTGGAAGCGGCGGTGACCCAGGAAATGATCGACTTCGCCTGCCGCATCAAGCCGGCCGACGTCTGCCTGGTGCCGGAAAAGCGTACCGAAGTGACCACCGAGGGCGGCCTCGACGTGGTGCGCTATTACCAGGAAGTCGCCGCGGCGGTCAAGCAATTGCAGGGCGAGGGCATCCGCGTCAGCCTGTTCATCGACGCCGACGAGGCCCAGATCGGCGCCGCGGCCGAGCTCGGCGCGCCGGTGATCGAATTGCATACCGGGCGCTACGCCGACACGGCCGGCGCCGAGCAACTGGCGGAACTGGAACGCATCAAGGCCGGCGTGCTGTTCGGCGTCGGGCGCGGCTTGAAAGTCAATGCCGGCCACGGTTTGCATTACAGCAACGTGCAAGCGATCGCCGCGATCCCGGAGATTGCCGAACTGAATATTGGCCACGCCATCGTCGCCCACGCCGTGTTTGCCGGCTGGGAAAACGCGGTGCGTGAAATGAAGGCGATCATGGTGGCGACACGGTTGGGGAAAACCTCGGGGGTAAAATGA